The following coding sequences are from one Candidatus Methylacidithermus pantelleriae window:
- the rimO gene encoding 30S ribosomal protein S12 methylthiotransferase RimO, which produces MTPRLCGVSFSLLSLGCAKNLVDSEVMMGTLLDQGACLVEDPKSADVLIINTCCFVDEAKEESIETILQAHQARSTQGGNPQKIVVAGCLSQRFPQELPALLPEIDAFIGLDEVPRIADRVAELLEREKSPSTPPMNWVSPRSRYVPDFDAPRFRLTPKHYAYVKIAEGCNHPCTFCILPQVRGRYRSRTIASIVTEARNLVAQGVRELNLISQDTTYFGQDRRQEGFSESLADLLEALSQIPGDFWVRLLYTHPAHWSDRLIDTLARCPKIARYADIPFQHISDPVLQRMQRGTSESYLRELLQKIRTALPGIVLRTTFIVGFPGETEEDFEKLLEFIREARFERLGVFRYSAEEGTRAAKLPDQIPEPVKRKRRSKLLAAQQETYRQIQTRMLGATLRVLVEDGRWARSEGDAPEVDTRICLTRKAPPGEFVWARLVGIRGYDFWGEPL; this is translated from the coding sequence ATGACCCCGAGGCTTTGTGGTGTTTCTTTTTCCCTCCTCTCCCTGGGGTGTGCCAAGAATCTTGTGGACTCCGAAGTGATGATGGGGACCCTTCTTGACCAGGGAGCCTGCCTGGTCGAGGACCCTAAATCCGCGGACGTTCTTATCATTAACACGTGCTGCTTTGTGGACGAAGCCAAGGAAGAAAGCATTGAAACGATCCTTCAAGCTCACCAGGCCCGATCGACCCAGGGTGGAAATCCTCAAAAGATCGTTGTTGCCGGCTGTCTCTCCCAGCGCTTTCCGCAAGAACTCCCCGCCCTTTTGCCGGAAATCGACGCCTTTATTGGACTAGACGAGGTGCCCCGCATCGCAGACCGCGTTGCTGAGCTTCTCGAGAGAGAAAAATCCCCTAGCACCCCCCCGATGAACTGGGTGAGTCCCCGTTCCCGGTATGTTCCCGATTTTGACGCTCCTCGTTTCCGCCTAACTCCCAAACACTACGCGTACGTCAAGATTGCCGAGGGCTGTAACCATCCCTGCACTTTCTGCATCCTGCCCCAAGTACGTGGCCGCTATCGCAGCCGAACGATCGCTTCGATCGTTACCGAAGCCCGGAACCTGGTGGCCCAAGGGGTTCGGGAACTCAATTTGATCTCCCAGGACACAACCTATTTTGGGCAAGATCGGCGGCAGGAAGGATTTTCTGAAAGCTTGGCGGACCTCCTTGAGGCCCTGAGTCAAATACCCGGAGATTTCTGGGTGCGACTTCTCTACACTCATCCAGCACACTGGAGCGACAGGCTCATTGACACTCTGGCCCGATGCCCCAAAATCGCTCGATACGCCGACATCCCTTTCCAACACATTTCCGATCCCGTTCTCCAAAGAATGCAGCGGGGAACTTCGGAGTCCTATCTACGGGAACTTCTCCAAAAAATCCGGACGGCGCTTCCCGGGATAGTGCTCCGGACGACTTTCATCGTGGGGTTTCCTGGGGAAACAGAGGAGGATTTCGAAAAGCTTCTCGAGTTTATTCGCGAGGCCCGGTTTGAACGGCTAGGAGTCTTTCGTTATTCTGCCGAAGAGGGTACTCGCGCTGCCAAACTCCCTGACCAGATCCCCGAGCCCGTCAAACGCAAGCGTCGCTCCAAGCTCCTAGCCGCCCAGCAGGAAACGTATCGGCAGATCCAAACCCGAATGCTCGGAGCGACTCTCCGGGTTCTAGTCGAGGATGGCCGGTGGGCCCGTTCCGAGGGAGACGCTCCGGAAGTGGACACGCGAATCTGTTTAACGAGGAAAGCCCCACCCGGGGAGTTTGTCTGGGCTCGTCTTGTGGGAATCCGCGGATACGATTTTTGGGGAGAGCCCCTTTAA
- a CDS encoding amino acid permease, with the protein MKASTGGVAVGPSTVPVALETRRPRNVDAKRAAALLYGDWGTSKAYVIGLALAAAGYGAFWLLLPMSLLTALVGINYIAICRLYPDGGGVYASVRHRSRVIAFVGAFLLIADYLVTAALSALSAFDYLGVSHPEGWAAIAILFVGILNYFGPKHSGGLAFFVSLPVVCAVVILGLVSIPHIPAAIAHLRPPPGGPLDTWKAFVSTILALSGVEAVANATQVMPLDDPSPGARPCVSRTATPAILAVMTEVCFFTAFLGLAAHALENLRFVGGNVDAPGHPGVRDYMLRYMGEIFVGNILGPQIGQMFGWFVSLTYGVLLLSAVNTAVVGLVSIQYVMSHDGEMPRFMQKLNRFGVPVIPLVIATLVPAILVATVRDMAALADLYAVGVVGAIATNLGATATDVKAELKRWERGLMLFTFLVMGVIELTVLVDKPHARVFAVTLLAIGLALRGLAQEWRDRRALEEKPAKEAFVPAFSPEESGGDFSGPPILCAVRDTGKTLDFAIKEAQATKRPLYVLFVRLQKVVTERDRRRVWQEDPDAKRIFGYALSRLPKGWVTPCYVVSESVPEAIVQAAAQLGASRVILGFPREAFVIEFLRGNFVREVARRLPENVELVIVS; encoded by the coding sequence ATGAAGGCGTCAACCGGTGGTGTGGCCGTGGGTCCATCCACCGTTCCCGTGGCTTTGGAGACCCGGCGCCCGCGCAACGTGGACGCTAAGCGAGCCGCTGCTCTTCTCTACGGGGATTGGGGGACAAGCAAAGCCTATGTGATTGGACTTGCGCTTGCGGCGGCTGGCTACGGAGCCTTCTGGCTTCTTTTGCCGATGAGCCTCCTCACTGCGCTGGTAGGGATTAATTACATCGCCATTTGCCGGCTTTATCCCGATGGGGGAGGGGTGTACGCCAGCGTCCGTCATCGCTCCCGGGTCATCGCTTTTGTGGGTGCCTTTCTTTTAATCGCGGATTACCTCGTTACGGCTGCCTTAAGCGCTCTCTCCGCCTTTGACTATCTGGGAGTGTCTCATCCGGAAGGGTGGGCTGCGATTGCGATTCTGTTTGTTGGGATCCTCAACTATTTCGGACCGAAACACAGTGGGGGTCTTGCCTTTTTTGTCTCCCTTCCTGTGGTTTGTGCCGTGGTGATCCTGGGTTTAGTGAGTATCCCCCACATTCCGGCTGCGATCGCTCATCTACGGCCTCCGCCGGGAGGTCCTTTGGATACGTGGAAAGCATTTGTTAGCACGATCCTGGCTCTCTCCGGGGTAGAAGCCGTTGCCAACGCTACGCAAGTCATGCCGCTAGACGACCCTTCCCCAGGCGCGCGCCCTTGTGTGTCGCGGACGGCCACCCCAGCCATTCTAGCCGTTATGACTGAGGTATGTTTTTTTACGGCCTTCTTAGGCTTGGCTGCCCACGCTTTGGAGAATCTTCGCTTTGTGGGAGGCAACGTAGATGCTCCAGGACACCCCGGGGTTCGGGATTACATGCTCCGATATATGGGGGAAATTTTTGTGGGAAACATCCTCGGCCCCCAGATAGGACAGATGTTTGGCTGGTTTGTGAGCCTTACCTATGGGGTCTTACTCCTTTCAGCGGTCAACACTGCCGTCGTAGGCTTAGTTTCGATCCAGTACGTGATGTCCCATGACGGAGAAATGCCCCGTTTCATGCAGAAACTCAACCGTTTCGGGGTGCCTGTCATCCCACTGGTTATTGCTACTCTGGTGCCGGCCATCCTCGTGGCAACGGTAAGGGATATGGCAGCACTGGCCGACCTCTATGCGGTAGGGGTGGTTGGTGCGATCGCTACGAACCTGGGGGCAACCGCAACGGATGTAAAGGCAGAGCTCAAACGGTGGGAACGAGGTCTTATGCTTTTCACCTTCCTGGTCATGGGGGTGATCGAACTAACTGTCTTGGTGGATAAGCCTCACGCGCGGGTTTTTGCCGTCACTCTCTTGGCCATTGGGCTTGCGCTGCGGGGATTAGCTCAGGAATGGAGGGATCGAAGAGCCCTGGAGGAAAAACCCGCAAAGGAGGCATTTGTCCCAGCTTTTTCTCCTGAAGAGTCCGGTGGAGATTTTTCGGGTCCTCCCATTTTGTGCGCTGTGCGAGACACGGGTAAAACGCTTGATTTTGCGATTAAGGAGGCTCAGGCAACCAAACGGCCCCTATACGTTCTTTTTGTTCGTTTGCAAAAGGTGGTAACCGAGAGGGATCGAAGACGAGTTTGGCAGGAGGACCCTGATGCAAAAAGGATCTTCGGCTATGCATTGTCACGGCTCCCTAAAGGATGGGTGACACCTTGTTATGTGGTGAGCGAATCCGTGCCCGAGGCGATTGTGCAGGCTGCAGCGCAGCTGGGTGCGAGCCGCGTTATTCTAGGATTCCCGCGCGAGGCTTTTGTCATTGAATTTTTACGAGGCAACTTCGTTCGGGAAGTTGCCCGAAGACTGCCTGAAAATGTGGAGCTCGTCATCGTTTCGTAG
- the nth gene encoding endonuclease III, translating to METLAQKRTRVARIIEKLASVYPDARLELEFSNPLELLIALILAAQARDTLVNSVTRELFARYRTAQDWASQPQEKLERELSQINFYRKKAQAIREVCQALVERFQGEVPNSLEALLTLPGVGRKTANILLGNAFGQPTIGVDTHVARLSQRLGLTRETDPDKIEQDLLQLVPEADRVRFCHLLQFHGRRVCLAKKPRCPDCVIESLCPYPHKTRPGPRGT from the coding sequence ATGGAAACACTCGCCCAAAAGCGTACGCGAGTTGCGCGGATCATCGAGAAACTTGCCTCTGTTTATCCGGACGCCCGGCTGGAACTGGAATTTTCCAACCCGCTCGAGCTTTTAATTGCCCTTATTTTGGCGGCTCAGGCTCGCGACACCCTGGTCAATTCTGTCACCCGAGAGCTATTTGCCCGCTACCGCACTGCCCAAGATTGGGCAAGCCAGCCTCAAGAAAAGCTCGAGCGAGAGCTATCCCAAATCAATTTCTACAGGAAAAAGGCCCAAGCCATCCGGGAAGTGTGCCAGGCACTGGTGGAACGCTTCCAGGGAGAAGTTCCGAACTCTCTCGAGGCACTTCTTACCTTGCCCGGTGTCGGCCGAAAGACCGCGAATATCCTGCTAGGAAACGCCTTCGGACAACCTACTATTGGGGTAGACACACATGTGGCAAGACTTTCCCAAAGGCTAGGTTTGACCCGGGAAACCGACCCCGACAAAATCGAGCAGGACCTTCTCCAACTGGTCCCCGAGGCTGATCGCGTTCGTTTCTGTCACCTCTTACAGTTCCACGGGCGACGGGTCTGTCTGGCAAAGAAACCGCGCTGCCCCGATTGCGTGATTGAAAGTTTGTGCCCGTATCCTCATAAGACCCGTCCCGGACCACGAGGAACGTAA
- the truB gene encoding tRNA pseudouridine(55) synthase TruB: MEIDGVLLINKPKGYTSHDMVAFIRRKFHVKKVGHCGTLDPIATGLLILVLGKATKIQDLLMSEDKVYRGRMRLGQITDTQDADGVILEERPVPQYSDAEIQEAFERFTGDFYQTPPMISAVKYKGIPLYKLARAGKNVERKPRIVHLYYYKILGRDSQHIDFEIGCSKGFYVRTYCHDIGLALGCGAHLVELTRLRSGNFTLDQAISWETLQALDSPSQLLQHVLPLPEVSRLRRR, from the coding sequence ATGGAAATCGATGGTGTTCTCCTCATCAACAAGCCCAAAGGATACACGTCGCATGATATGGTAGCCTTCATCCGGCGAAAATTTCACGTAAAAAAGGTCGGTCACTGCGGCACGCTCGATCCGATTGCTACGGGACTTCTCATCCTGGTCTTGGGAAAGGCTACCAAAATCCAGGATCTTCTCATGTCCGAAGACAAAGTCTACCGAGGACGCATGCGACTTGGCCAAATCACAGACACCCAAGATGCCGATGGAGTCATCCTGGAGGAGCGACCAGTCCCGCAGTATTCGGATGCCGAAATCCAAGAAGCCTTTGAGCGGTTCACGGGAGATTTCTACCAGACACCACCTATGATTTCAGCCGTAAAGTATAAAGGAATTCCCTTGTACAAACTGGCCCGTGCGGGAAAAAACGTAGAACGTAAACCCCGGATCGTTCACTTGTATTATTACAAGATTCTCGGAAGAGATTCTCAACATATTGACTTTGAGATCGGCTGCAGCAAGGGGTTCTACGTGCGCACGTATTGCCATGATATCGGCCTTGCTTTGGGATGCGGGGCGCATCTTGTGGAGCTAACACGTTTGCGCTCGGGCAATTTTACTCTCGATCAAGCAATCTCTTGGGAAACGTTGCAAGCTCTCGATAGCCCATCCCAACTGCTCCAACATGTTCTCCCCCTCCCTGAAGTCTCCCGGCTCCGCCGCCGGTAA
- the ribF gene encoding riboflavin biosynthesis protein RibF, giving the protein MPRYKLKELSPHPNIRSLTLGVFDGVHLGHQAVLCKTRSLASDPAQAAVITFEPHPLAVIDPPKAPPRLTTEDQKITLIRKLGIPNVWVILFDSELRETSPLTFMEELHRIFPNLSFLVVGPDWRFGKGAEGNMAFLLEFSKRYRFCVCPVEPVHCEGAPINSTRIRQAIAERDFGLAERLLGRPYFIEGVVVPGAHRGTLLGIHTANLTEIQQLTPPPGVYACLVRLPDGSQWRAVANYGRRPTFEREGKPLWEVHLIGFEGNLYGKRVQVGDFRFLREERAFSSAEELVQAIREDIKRACQGNQS; this is encoded by the coding sequence ATGCCAAGGTACAAACTGAAAGAACTCTCGCCGCACCCCAACATCCGCAGCCTGACCCTTGGGGTATTTGATGGCGTGCACCTGGGCCATCAGGCCGTTCTGTGCAAGACCCGATCCCTAGCATCCGATCCAGCCCAGGCAGCCGTCATCACTTTCGAACCTCATCCTTTGGCGGTGATTGACCCACCCAAGGCCCCTCCGCGCCTCACCACCGAGGACCAAAAGATCACGTTGATTCGAAAACTGGGAATCCCCAACGTTTGGGTAATCCTTTTTGATTCTGAGCTTCGGGAAACCTCCCCTCTCACCTTTATGGAAGAACTGCACCGTATTTTCCCCAACCTTTCCTTTCTTGTGGTAGGACCCGACTGGCGTTTTGGAAAAGGAGCGGAAGGCAATATGGCTTTTTTATTAGAATTCTCTAAACGTTACAGGTTCTGCGTCTGCCCTGTGGAGCCAGTCCATTGCGAGGGGGCACCCATCAATAGCACCCGCATTCGCCAGGCGATTGCCGAACGCGATTTTGGCCTGGCAGAAAGGCTCCTAGGGCGGCCTTACTTCATCGAAGGGGTTGTGGTCCCTGGAGCCCACAGGGGAACACTTTTGGGCATCCATACGGCCAACCTCACAGAGATCCAACAACTCACCCCTCCTCCTGGCGTGTACGCATGCTTGGTCCGCCTCCCGGACGGTTCCCAATGGCGGGCGGTGGCAAACTACGGAAGACGCCCTACCTTTGAAAGGGAGGGCAAACCCTTGTGGGAGGTCCATCTCATTGGCTTTGAAGGGAACCTTTACGGCAAGCGCGTACAAGTGGGCGATTTCCGTTTCCTGAGAGAAGAAAGGGCTTTCAGCTCAGCCGAAGAACTGGTGCAAGCGATCCGGGAGGACATCAAACGAGCTTGCCAAGGGAATCAATCGTAA
- a CDS encoding helix-turn-helix domain-containing protein, whose translation MEEMESTKTIGSILREAREKRGWSLEAAAKASKIRKEQLVYLEEGKFGSFPSYAYVKGFVRTYARTLGLDEKDLLPQLEKELQEWEETFSLAPHPVRFLESAKPIVEYRDVRPRTFSLGLVSSLFLLVCSIVGYKIYQVTYHSPTGVLPAVKESSPASAPVLQEEVRRAIPVLPGEEEAVPALPAQPAGSPSQTALAPEVRRAEPVHPEDHRPEVNTSYELAIRAKGSCWVQVSVVENGATHQVFAGKLAAGERRTFSGQKFRLRVANPASLEISINGQTVPLVATNRNPEEITLPTP comes from the coding sequence ATGGAGGAGATGGAAAGCACAAAGACGATAGGGTCCATCTTACGAGAAGCTCGAGAAAAGCGCGGATGGAGTCTCGAGGCGGCAGCCAAGGCGAGCAAGATCCGAAAGGAGCAGCTGGTGTATTTAGAGGAAGGAAAGTTTGGATCCTTCCCGAGTTATGCGTACGTAAAAGGTTTTGTGCGGACCTACGCACGAACGCTGGGCCTCGACGAAAAAGACCTTTTGCCCCAGTTAGAAAAAGAGTTACAAGAATGGGAAGAAACGTTCTCTCTAGCGCCTCATCCTGTTCGCTTCCTGGAATCAGCCAAACCGATCGTGGAGTACCGGGATGTGAGACCTCGCACGTTTAGTCTAGGGCTTGTCAGTTCCCTTTTTCTTTTGGTTTGTTCCATTGTCGGCTACAAAATTTATCAAGTGACCTACCACTCCCCTACAGGGGTGCTCCCTGCAGTTAAAGAGTCTTCGCCAGCTTCTGCGCCAGTCCTACAGGAAGAGGTCCGCCGAGCGATTCCGGTTCTTCCCGGTGAAGAGGAGGCAGTTCCTGCGCTACCGGCCCAACCAGCGGGATCGCCATCCCAGACAGCTCTGGCGCCAGAAGTCCGAAGAGCCGAGCCAGTCCACCCGGAAGACCATCGACCCGAGGTTAACACTTCCTACGAGCTTGCCATCCGGGCCAAAGGAAGCTGTTGGGTTCAGGTGAGCGTGGTTGAAAATGGTGCGACCCATCAAGTTTTTGCGGGAAAACTTGCGGCGGGGGAACGTCGCACGTTTTCCGGCCAAAAATTTCGCTTGCGGGTAGCCAATCCGGCCTCTTTAGAGATTAGTATCAATGGTCAAACCGTCCCGTTGGTAGCCACCAACCGCAACCCGGAGGAGATTACTCTGCCAACTCCTTAG
- a CDS encoding FtsK/SpoIIIE family DNA translocase, which produces MAKGTQGVHYREALAIALLGLSLLIALSLLSLDPKDSAFNVSQPNLHTHNVAGPLGARIAHVLAEVFGLAAFGIPVFLGSAAVAWAVGHNVFRWEKLGWFLLALVSGSCLLDVFREMGESWARWANVSSPGGFVGENVHQELLLPVLGPLGGELVSIFTLFVSLLLLYELHPIRWALSAVAWVRNQWETWEEKRLTQAGLAGKLVLAERRLLKEKRQLEKRLAKEKVSRKEENGSPERLLDLPIVDAAQLARPRRELGEPREKGKPAPADRTSLSCGGPPQKESLPRSFVYPDLELLTRAPLGGSPVLPETELREKAQILLRTLATFGIEATPGTVTRGPTITRFEIYPAAGVRVDRIRSLERDLARALKAERIHILAPIPGKDSVGIEVPNDQKIPVVLRDLLEDAAWTSTQARIPIPLGKDVYGKTLVADLADMPHLLIAGATGSGKSVFLNALLVSLLYRFNPRELRLVLVDPKQVELLLFEGLPHLVVPVVVEPKRVLVALRWLTEEMDRRYRLLAQSGLRNIVSYNQRQKSGEPIKSSSASTFCKEGESTKSAEREKSEPSSGEEWPSELPYIVLVIDELADLMQATPAEVETAIARLCAKARAAGIHLVLATQTPRREVVTGVIKANIPCRIAFQVASGVDSRVILDEGGAENLLGRGDFLYLPPGSSRWVRGQGAYVSEEEVRRVVDHWVKQGGAGFEPTIHQALCRAETEDALEAEDQELINKCLEVIWQERKASTSLLQRRLRLGYNRAAWVIDWLERKGIVGPENGARPREVLLDLDGPPPKI; this is translated from the coding sequence ATGGCAAAAGGGACCCAAGGCGTTCACTATCGGGAAGCACTCGCCATTGCTTTACTGGGCTTATCCCTGTTGATTGCCCTTAGCCTTCTTTCCCTCGACCCAAAAGATAGTGCCTTTAACGTATCGCAACCCAACCTCCACACTCACAATGTTGCAGGCCCACTCGGGGCAAGGATCGCCCATGTTTTAGCCGAGGTCTTCGGCCTGGCAGCCTTCGGAATTCCCGTTTTTCTCGGGAGCGCAGCGGTCGCATGGGCCGTTGGGCACAATGTCTTTCGATGGGAAAAACTGGGGTGGTTCCTCCTGGCTCTTGTGTCGGGCAGTTGCCTTCTGGATGTTTTTCGTGAAATGGGCGAGAGCTGGGCCCGCTGGGCCAACGTTTCAAGCCCAGGAGGCTTCGTTGGAGAAAATGTCCATCAAGAGCTTCTGTTACCGGTTTTGGGACCTCTGGGAGGGGAGCTTGTGTCGATTTTTACCCTTTTTGTTTCCCTCCTTCTTCTTTATGAGCTTCACCCGATTCGTTGGGCGTTGTCCGCGGTTGCTTGGGTGCGGAACCAATGGGAAACGTGGGAAGAAAAACGGCTTACCCAGGCGGGCCTTGCGGGGAAACTGGTTCTGGCCGAGCGACGCTTGCTCAAGGAGAAACGCCAACTGGAAAAGAGACTTGCGAAAGAGAAGGTTTCCCGCAAGGAGGAGAATGGTTCTCCAGAGCGCCTTCTTGATCTGCCCATTGTGGACGCCGCCCAGCTAGCACGTCCTCGTAGAGAACTCGGAGAGCCAAGAGAGAAAGGCAAACCGGCTCCTGCCGACCGGACGTCTTTGTCCTGCGGAGGTCCTCCCCAAAAAGAAAGCCTCCCTCGTTCCTTTGTCTATCCAGACCTGGAATTATTGACAAGGGCTCCCCTGGGCGGATCGCCCGTTTTACCGGAAACGGAGCTTCGGGAAAAAGCCCAGATTCTCCTCCGCACCCTTGCCACCTTCGGAATTGAAGCCACTCCGGGAACTGTGACCCGAGGCCCGACCATTACGCGATTTGAAATTTACCCTGCGGCCGGGGTGCGCGTGGACCGAATTCGTAGTTTGGAACGCGACCTGGCCCGGGCTCTCAAAGCTGAGCGGATCCATATCTTAGCTCCCATTCCCGGTAAGGATAGTGTGGGGATTGAGGTACCCAACGACCAAAAGATCCCAGTGGTACTGCGTGACCTATTGGAAGATGCTGCCTGGACAAGCACGCAAGCGCGGATTCCCATCCCCTTAGGGAAAGATGTCTATGGGAAAACGCTCGTGGCCGATCTTGCGGACATGCCCCATCTTTTGATTGCCGGTGCAACGGGATCCGGCAAGTCGGTCTTTCTTAACGCTCTTTTGGTGAGTCTCCTTTACCGTTTTAATCCCAGGGAGCTGCGACTTGTGCTCGTGGATCCCAAGCAAGTTGAGCTTTTGCTTTTTGAGGGTCTCCCTCATTTGGTGGTTCCTGTGGTAGTGGAACCCAAACGGGTGCTCGTCGCGCTGCGGTGGTTGACCGAAGAAATGGATCGGCGCTATCGGCTGCTGGCCCAAAGTGGTCTGCGGAATATCGTCTCCTATAACCAACGACAAAAATCTGGGGAGCCCATAAAGTCGTCCTCGGCGAGCACGTTTTGCAAGGAGGGTGAGAGCACCAAATCTGCCGAACGAGAAAAGAGCGAGCCTTCCAGCGGGGAGGAATGGCCCTCGGAACTTCCTTACATTGTTCTTGTGATCGATGAATTGGCCGACCTCATGCAGGCCACACCGGCGGAGGTAGAAACGGCCATTGCTCGCCTGTGCGCCAAGGCAAGGGCTGCGGGTATCCACCTTGTGTTGGCAACACAGACACCTCGAAGAGAGGTGGTGACGGGAGTGATCAAAGCCAACATTCCGTGCCGCATCGCTTTCCAGGTGGCCAGCGGGGTGGATTCTCGCGTGATCTTGGATGAGGGTGGGGCAGAGAACCTTTTGGGCCGGGGAGACTTTCTCTATCTCCCTCCCGGATCTAGCAGGTGGGTTCGAGGTCAAGGAGCATACGTCTCCGAAGAAGAAGTACGGCGAGTGGTCGACCATTGGGTCAAGCAGGGAGGAGCTGGGTTTGAGCCGACTATTCATCAGGCCCTCTGCCGGGCAGAAACGGAAGATGCGCTAGAAGCGGAAGACCAAGAGCTCATTAACAAGTGCCTGGAAGTTATCTGGCAGGAACGCAAAGCGTCCACCTCCCTTTTGCAACGGCGACTTCGACTGGGGTACAACCGGGCCGCCTGGGTGATCGACTGGCTGGAACGAAAGGGAATTGTGGGACCGGAGAACGGGGCTCGACCACGAGAAGTACTCCTGGACCTAGATGGGCCTCCGCCAAAAATCTGA
- a CDS encoding superoxide dismutase, whose product MAHTLPELPYPYDALEPYIDAQTMEIHHTRHHKAYVDNLNKAIEGRPQLEAQSAEELIRNLSSVPEEIRTAVRNNGGGHVNHSFFWQILAPPRESGKPEGKLAREIEAAFGGLEAFKEKFRAAGLARFGSGWVWLVVDRAGKLQIISTPNQDSPLMDGLVPILGCDVWEHAYYLKYQNRRGDYLKAFWNVVRWPAVCENYERVA is encoded by the coding sequence ATGGCTCACACGTTGCCCGAGTTACCCTATCCTTATGATGCCCTGGAACCCTACATTGATGCACAAACGATGGAAATCCACCATACTCGGCATCATAAAGCCTATGTGGATAATCTCAATAAGGCGATCGAGGGTCGTCCTCAGCTTGAGGCCCAATCTGCAGAGGAACTGATTCGAAATCTTTCCTCAGTGCCCGAGGAAATTCGGACGGCAGTGAGGAATAACGGCGGGGGACACGTTAATCACAGCTTCTTCTGGCAAATTTTGGCGCCTCCTAGGGAAAGCGGGAAGCCGGAAGGGAAACTGGCGCGCGAGATCGAAGCGGCTTTTGGGGGATTAGAAGCTTTTAAGGAAAAGTTCCGAGCTGCGGGGCTGGCTCGGTTCGGGAGCGGCTGGGTGTGGCTGGTGGTAGATCGGGCCGGAAAGCTGCAAATTATCTCTACTCCGAACCAGGATAGTCCTCTGATGGACGGTCTGGTGCCCATTTTGGGCTGTGATGTCTGGGAACATGCTTACTACCTTAAGTATCAAAATCGGCGGGGAGACTACCTTAAAGCGTTCTGGAACGTGGTGCGCTGGCCGGCGGTGTGTGAAAACTATGAGCGTGTTGCCTAG
- a CDS encoding histidinol-phosphatase HisJ family protein, with protein MNVFLDYHMHPQGHRLQPYTLANLARWSEACRKKGIRDFAITDHDRYHPGVRFDVVEQWREANPDLTIRCGIELDNDPETGAEGRAWVQRNWGKLDFVLGSVHFLEDWPFDHPDHREEFKRRDIHKVYEAYCRELLNLIRSYPIDCLAHLDLIKIFGYRPEGDILHYFDPVLQAIRDSGLALEISTAGWRKPVGEVYPSERILERARELGIPFTIASDAHSEHQVGENYDRLADLLTRLNIRTVVAFDRHRPIPICLD; from the coding sequence GTGAACGTTTTTCTTGATTATCACATGCATCCCCAGGGCCACCGGTTGCAACCGTACACGCTAGCCAATCTCGCCCGCTGGTCCGAAGCCTGCCGCAAAAAGGGGATTCGAGATTTTGCGATTACGGACCACGACCGCTACCACCCAGGGGTTCGGTTTGATGTCGTGGAACAATGGCGCGAGGCCAACCCAGATCTTACCATCCGATGCGGGATCGAACTAGACAATGACCCCGAAACAGGTGCCGAAGGACGTGCCTGGGTCCAACGCAACTGGGGAAAATTGGATTTTGTGCTCGGCTCGGTCCATTTCCTAGAGGACTGGCCTTTTGATCATCCCGATCATCGGGAGGAATTCAAGCGAAGAGATATTCACAAGGTTTACGAAGCCTACTGCAGAGAACTTTTGAATCTCATTCGTTCCTATCCGATCGATTGTCTAGCGCACCTGGATCTTATCAAGATCTTCGGATACCGGCCCGAGGGTGACATTCTCCACTATTTCGATCCTGTTCTCCAAGCCATTCGGGATTCCGGGTTAGCCCTGGAAATTAGCACGGCTGGCTGGCGAAAACCCGTCGGAGAAGTGTATCCGTCGGAACGAATCCTGGAGCGAGCTCGGGAGCTGGGTATCCCTTTTACGATTGCCTCAGACGCGCACTCCGAACACCAGGTAGGAGAAAACTACGACCGGCTGGCAGACCTGCTCACCCGGCTCAATATTCGAACTGTCGTCGCCTTTGACCGTCACCGTCCCATTCCCATCTGTCTGGATTAG
- a CDS encoding DUF192 domain-containing protein — MGAAILVCLFSLPALCLAPATPRFLVLALGSYRLRVELAVTPEERSHGLQGRFSLDPDTGMLFLFPREGRVSFWMYRTVLPLSLAFLDATGSILEIRTMKPLDMHLVWSSSSRVRMALEVSQGWFQSHGIHEGDHVEPVGETWEECLARIGGSP; from the coding sequence TTGGGGGCAGCGATTTTGGTTTGTCTTTTTTCTTTGCCCGCACTTTGTCTAGCTCCGGCTACGCCGCGTTTCCTTGTTCTAGCTCTTGGATCGTATCGCCTCCGTGTGGAACTGGCAGTAACACCAGAAGAACGGTCGCACGGCCTCCAGGGGCGCTTTTCTTTGGATCCCGATACAGGGATGCTCTTTCTTTTTCCGCGAGAAGGACGGGTTAGTTTTTGGATGTACCGGACAGTTTTACCTCTCTCCCTTGCTTTTCTGGATGCCACGGGTAGCATCTTGGAAATTCGAACGATGAAACCTCTCGACATGCATCTAGTCTGGTCCAGCTCCTCTCGCGTCCGCATGGCCTTGGAAGTCTCGCAAGGATGGTTTCAAAGCCATGGGATTCACGAGGGGGACCACGTCGAACCTGTGGGCGAGACTTGGGAAGAATGCCTTGCGCGTATCGGAGGTTCACCGTGA